The [Pantoea] beijingensis genomic sequence TTTCTTCTCTTGCGTGCCCATCACCCGCCCACTCCTTTACCCCTATTATCACCGCCAACCCCTATTATCAAGGATATCACGGCTCTCTATTGCGCTTATATCATGCCTGAAGAAAGGGCAACATCACTGCCAGCATTTGCTGCGGGATCTCTTCATGCGGGACATGACCGCAGGGAAGTGCCATTCCTTCTACATGACGCGCTTTTTCTTGCCAGGTCGCAATCACGTCATATAACTGGCCGACCGTCCCCTTTTCTCCCCACAACAGCTGTAGCGGGCAGTTGATTCGTTTTTCACTATCCTGAGCATCATCCTGTAAATCAATTGTTGCTGCTGCCCGGTAATCCTCACAGATAGCATGCAGCGTCTCCGGTTTACGGTAACACCTCAGATATTCAGCAAAAATAGCCGGTTCCGTTGCACCGGGGGTTTTTATCTGCCCATCAATATGCCGTTGGAGAAAAAAAGCCGGATCGTGACCAATCATTTTTTCCGGTAACGGCGCGGGTTGTATCAGAAAAAACCACCAAAAATAGCGCGTCGCAAAACGTTGATCGGTGAGGGCATACATAGTCGCTGTGGGAGCAATATCAATAAAGACACAGCGGTTAACGCTTTGCGGATAATCTAGCGCAAGGCGATGTCCCACCCGACCTCCGCGATCGTGCCCAACAAAGGAAAATGACGCATATCCCAATACATTCATCAGCGACACAATATCCTTCGCCATGACTTTTTTTGAATATTGTCGATGTTCGATATCGCCGGCAGGCTTATCGCTATCGCCATAGCCACGCAGATCAGGCATGATCACCGTAAAATATTTCGCCAGCGTGGGGGCTATCTTCCACCAGGTGACATGTGTCTGTGGATGCCCGTGCAATAAAACAAGCGGAGCCCCCTGCCCACCAATAGCAAAACGCATACGGATACCGCCCGGTAAATGGGCATCCTTA encodes the following:
- a CDS encoding alpha/beta fold hydrolase — translated: MTTLGNSPFIDGFELKDAHLPGGIRMRFAIGGQGAPLVLLHGHPQTHVTWWKIAPTLAKYFTVIMPDLRGYGDSDKPAGDIEHRQYSKKVMAKDIVSLMNVLGYASFSFVGHDRGGRVGHRLALDYPQSVNRCVFIDIAPTATMYALTDQRFATRYFWWFFLIQPAPLPEKMIGHDPAFFLQRHIDGQIKTPGATEPAIFAEYLRCYRKPETLHAICEDYRAAATIDLQDDAQDSEKRINCPLQLLWGEKGTVGQLYDVIATWQEKARHVEGMALPCGHVPHEEIPQQMLAVMLPFLQA